TCACAAATAAATACATAATCAGGTTCCATATATTTTTCGTGATTTAAAATTACTTCATCATCAATTCTATTATAAGCAGTCATAGACGCACCTCTTTTAGCTGAGCCATAAAAAGCGAATGCTTGTACTTGTTTTCCAGTTTGGGCAACAACAGACCCAAGTCCTTTAGCACCTGTAACTGCACCTTGACCAGCACGGCTATGCCATCTAATTTCTAACATAGAAGCTCCTTAAAATTAATTTGTACTTAAATTTATAAATTAGTCTGTAATATTATATATACTTTTAACTTAATAATTAAGTACTATTTTTATAATTATTTAACAAGTGTAACTTTTTTATACATAACTTGAGCTTATAATCTTTGTAGAATATATTGTGTTTTTTTAGAGTTTATTCAGAAATAGATTCTATAAATTTAACTGCACTTAAAGCATTTTGGCTAATGTTTTTTGTATAAGTTTTTAGTTCTTCTTCTTTTCCATAACCACAAAGCACTCCTATACTATCTACTTTTGAATCTTTTGCTGCTATTAAATCAAGTTTTGTATCACCAATCATCCATACTTTATGAATGTCTTTATCATAGTTCATTTGTTCTAATGTATTTAATATAGGTTCTGGATGTGGCTTAGGATTTTCTACATTTTCTCTACCTGTAACAATCTCAAAATGTTCAGCCATTTCAAAATGCTCTAATAAAGGCATGGTATATAATCTAGTTTTAGTAGTAACCACTGAAACACGTGCTATTTTAGAAGCTAATTTTACAGCTTCTAAAGCTTGTGGTAAAAGTAATGTTTTTAATGTAGATATTTTTCTATATCTATTTTTATATGAAGCTACAAATTTAGGTGCTTGATCTTTGTGCACTCCTAAGTTTTCATACATAATTTCTAAAGGGTAACCAATAAAAGATTTTATATCTTCATCATTTCCTTTAAAATCATAGTTTAGCTCTTCAAATGAGTGATAAAATGTTGATACAATTGCATCTGTTGAATCTATTAATGTTCCGTCTAAATCAAATAATATTATATTTTGTTTCAAGTTTTTCCTTTTGTTTTAACTTATGGTTTTATCCAATCTTTTTGATTGTGTGTAACACCTGTAAATGCAGGCTCAATATTTTTAATATCTTTATTTACTACAGTTATTGAATTTGGAATATAAAGAAATAAGTAAGGAATATCATCAGTAATTTTTTTGAATATTGTTTTATATATTTTACTTAATTCCTTTCTATCTACAGTAACAGAACCTTCTTCTATTAGCTTATCAACTTCTGGATTTGAATATCCAACTAAATTGAAACGTCCAATTTTATCTGAACTTGAATGCCATAAAGGATAAGCATCAGGCATTAAAGATAGTGACCAACCTAGTAAAACTGCTTCATAGTTTCTTGGATGAACAATAGTGTTTAAAAAAGCTTGCCATTCCATTACTCTAATTTTCATATTTATATTTACTTTTGCTAATTGATATTGCATGATTTGAGCTGCGTTTATTCTTGTGTCATTTCCTGTATTAGTTACAACTTCAAAAGTAAAGGGATTATTTTCATCATAACCTAACTCTTTTAATAATCTTTTGGCTTCTTTTAAATCAGGCTTTATTTGTTTTACTTCATCATTATAAGCAAAACTTCCAGGTAAAAAAGGACCATTACAAACTTTTCCATGACCAAAAAAGAGTATATCAACTAACTCTTGTCTATTGATTGCTAATGATAAAGCTTTTCTAATTCTTAGGTCTTTAAACTTTTCATTTTTAAGATTTAAACCTACATATGAGTATGAAAAACTTTGACTTTCAATAATTTTAAAAGAATCTTTAAAATCATCATCTATTTGTCTATCAATTTGAAGTGGTGTTAATCCTGCTAAGTCTAGTTTTTTTTGTTTTAAAAATAAAAATGAAGTATTTGTATCTGGAATAAATTTATACAAAAGTTCATTAATTTTTGGTGCACCTTCAAAGTAATCTTTATTTGCTTTTAGTTTTATATCTTGACCAACTTTAAAGCTTTCTAGTTTATAAGGACCTGTTCCTATTGGATTTTTATTAAAAGTACTTGTCATAAGATTTTTTTCATCTTTTAATAAGTGATAAGGCAAAATTCCAACCATCCATATTTCTAAGGCTTTAAAATATGCTTTTTTATAAATAACTTCAATTGTATAATCATCAATAGCTTTTACACTTTTTACTTCTTTATAATTTGATTTAATTGAATTAAATACTTTTGGGTCTAAAATAGTATTGTAAGTAAAGATTATATCTTTAGCTGTAAGTTCAACTCCATCGTGCCATTTAACACCTTTTTTAAGCTTTATGATTAATTTTGTTTTTGTTTCAAAAGTGTAAGAGGAGGCTAAATCAACAGCAGGATTTCCATCTTTATCATATTTGAATAAGCCATTAAATAGCCAGTCAGCTATTTGAGAACTTGCAGTATCATTTGCTAAAATAGGGTTTAGTCTACTTGGACTTGAACTAATTGAAAGGTTTAGCGTACTTGCATTTATTGTTGTTAAGAGTAAGAATAATGTGATTAAAAATTTCATTAAGTATTGTATAGTTTTTTTGAATATTAATAACT
This sequence is a window from Poseidonibacter parvus. Protein-coding genes within it:
- a CDS encoding HAD family hydrolase — its product is MKQNIILFDLDGTLIDSTDAIVSTFYHSFEELNYDFKGNDEDIKSFIGYPLEIMYENLGVHKDQAPKFVASYKNRYRKISTLKTLLLPQALEAVKLASKIARVSVVTTKTRLYTMPLLEHFEMAEHFEIVTGRENVENPKPHPEPILNTLEQMNYDKDIHKVWMIGDTKLDLIAAKDSKVDSIGVLCGYGKEEELKTYTKNISQNALSAVKFIESISE
- a CDS encoding peptide-binding protein — encoded protein: MKFLITLFLLLTTINASTLNLSISSSPSRLNPILANDTASSQIADWLFNGLFKYDKDGNPAVDLASSYTFETKTKLIIKLKKGVKWHDGVELTAKDIIFTYNTILDPKVFNSIKSNYKEVKSVKAIDDYTIEVIYKKAYFKALEIWMVGILPYHLLKDEKNLMTSTFNKNPIGTGPYKLESFKVGQDIKLKANKDYFEGAPKINELLYKFIPDTNTSFLFLKQKKLDLAGLTPLQIDRQIDDDFKDSFKIIESQSFSYSYVGLNLKNEKFKDLRIRKALSLAINRQELVDILFFGHGKVCNGPFLPGSFAYNDEVKQIKPDLKEAKRLLKELGYDENNPFTFEVVTNTGNDTRINAAQIMQYQLAKVNINMKIRVMEWQAFLNTIVHPRNYEAVLLGWSLSLMPDAYPLWHSSSDKIGRFNLVGYSNPEVDKLIEEGSVTVDRKELSKIYKTIFKKITDDIPYLFLYIPNSITVVNKDIKNIEPAFTGVTHNQKDWIKP